The following are from one region of the Indicator indicator isolate 239-I01 chromosome 14, UM_Iind_1.1, whole genome shotgun sequence genome:
- the SLC16A8 gene encoding monocarboxylate transporter 3 — protein sequence MGRRDPEEGQLPAPVKPPDGGWGWIVLFGCFVITGFSYAFPKAVSVYFKELMKDFHVGYSDTAWISSIMLAMLYGTGPVCSIMVNQFGCRPVMLIGGLLASAGMILASFTTNIIELYLTAGVLTGLGMALNFQPSLIMLGSYFDKRRPLANGLAAAGSPVFLSALSPLGQVLMEKFGWRGGFLIMGGLLLNCCTCGAVMRPLDMGMKRKMEKTQDKYEAKEMLPIGGKSEEGISTTDGNKKAKKAKKKPKKGKKLLDFSIFSNRGFIVYTISKFILVLGLFVPPILLVNYAKDTGVPDTEAAFLLSIIGFIDIFARPACGMVAGLKWVRPHVSYLFSFAMLFNGMTDICSARASNYTGLVIFCVFFGISYGMVGALQFEVLMAIVGSQKFSSAIGLVLLIEAFAVLIGPPSAGRLVDALKNYEVIFYLAGSEVVLSALFLAMATYCCLNRGKKKDPPPEKNPSGGGGSDTEEAESDMQEAEEHSSDNHQLALSTDNAMVAASEEANHVAEEQSREGGGCPEGDGEVLARDACNTDQTVERDRF from the exons ATGGGGAGACGTGACCCAGAGGaagggcagctcccagctcctgtgAAGCCCCCGGATGGTGGCTGGGGCTGGATCGTGCTCTTTGGCTGCTTCGTGATCACTGGCTTCTCCTATGCCTTCCCAAAAGCCGTCAGTGTCTACTTCAAGGAGCTCATGAAAGATTTTCATGTGGGCTACAGTGACACAGCCTGGATCTCCTCTATCATGCTGGCCATGCTCTACGGGACAG gACCAGTGTGCAGCATCATGGTGAACCAGTTTGGTTGCCGACCTGTGATGCTCATTGGTGGGCTGCTAGCTTCTGCTGGTATGATCCTGGCATCTTTTACCACCAATATCATTGAACTTTATCTGACAGCTGGCGTGCTGACAG GTTTGGGTATGGCATTGAACTTCCAGCCCTCACTGATCATGCTGGGCTCCTACTTTGACAAGCGTCGGCCCCTCGCCAAcggcctggctgctgctgggagccctGTCTTCCTATCTGCCCTCTCTCCACTGGGGCAGGTGCTGATGGAGAAGTTTGGCTGGCGTGGAGGTTTCCTTATCATGGGAGGCCTTCTGCTTAACTGCTGCACTTGCGGAGCAGTCATGAGGCCTCTGGATATGGGCATGAAGCGGAAGATGGAGAAGACTCAGGACAAATACGAAGCTAAGGAGATGCTTCCTATAGGAGGGAAATCAGAGGAGGGAATCAGTACCACTGATGGAaacaagaaagccaagaaagccaagaaaaaacccaagaaaggaaagaagctttTGGATTTCAGCATCTTTTCCAACCGAGGGTTTATCGTTTACACCATTTCGAAGTTCATCCTGGTCTTGGGTCTCTTTGTGCCCCCCATACTGCTGGTCAACTACGCCAAGGACACAGGAGTGCCAGACACAGAGGCTGCcttcctgctctccatcatCGGTTTCATAGACATCTTTGCCCGCCCCGCCTGCGGCATGGTGGCAGGGTTGAAGTGGGTCCGCCCTCACGTCTCCTACCTGTTCAGCTTCGCTATGCTCTTCAACGGCATGACAGACatctgcagtgccagggctaGCAACTACACAGGGCTGGTCATCTTCTGCGTCTTCTTTGGCATCTCTTACGGCATGGTGGGAGCACTGCAGTTCGAGGTTCTGATGGCCATCGTCGGCTCCCAGAAGTTCTCCAGCGCCATCGGCCTGGTCCTGCTTATCGAGGCTTTTGCTGTCCTCATTGGTCCACCCTCTGCAG GCCGCTTGGTGGATGCTCTGAAGAACTATGAGGTGATCTTCTACCTGGCGGGCTCAGAGGTggtgctctctgctctcttcctgGCCATGGCCACCTACTGCTGCCTGAACCGAGGGAAGAAGAAGGATCCTCCTCCAGAGAAGAACCCCTCTGGGGGTGGTGGGAGCGATACCGAGGAAGCAGAGTCTGATATGCAGGAagctgaggagcacagcagcGACAACCACCAGCTGGCACTCAGCACTGACAATGCCATGGTAGCTGCCAGCGAGGAAGCCAACCAcgtggcagaggagcagagcagggagggaggtgggtgTCCAGAGGGAGATGGGGAGGTGTTGGCACGAGATGCCTGCAACACTGACCAGACGGTGGAGAGGGACAGGTTTTAG